In a genomic window of Wyeomyia smithii strain HCP4-BCI-WySm-NY-G18 chromosome 1, ASM2978416v1, whole genome shotgun sequence:
- the LOC129717703 gene encoding uncharacterized protein LOC129717703 isoform X2, with protein MTQFNYGRFAGVLEESVSSRIAEPSLGRTFCDYDSGEYIKKKFRTKKRIDQLGFSARLNHAGLDIKLHNEGCLMTTDDNFVAKVRIDNPQLIAQAVDFSEAKRNLLQQLRVSKVLQDDLATDRNTGQTSVEEAIQRVLQRISTDKSNSENIQLCYLINTHSSFSQLCEAINANKSMSTELRATAVTFLKLEAHSTARDKILAQFNYYQAITSSTEIIARLREIVDENIRDYREQLLEIAPFCLRYFLTNCSHDRILFVPNKDVALFSDMTGSLDEEIFQKPLTHLAVRWINSVEKLTVTKPLPVNGLLNTTFYLLTRSLQELIVEISDQTNHERKELLISNSVSGWHSIKKITWKFENALTKCLEREYFFVFQLLKHLDLSNECGNYTPNLIEKQKFNLSREQHLTWRQLTKYNSKNIADEKYIWYCLLGDVLFHTLPPEYKFDCFETFFEGYVEFMIEAGPDQMEMLRVITHSTARFIVQTMTFLAKENYSTIDHQILQKQLDLINAKSVQSLLSPRSFRDLVNEFNLYWKLREDIIALIPSKICLPEVKSLTKVLLEIVLVALDKTIAPKVLQSFFSAYCELLIDLNKVPFNWFVKAFPGVSMTMLEDCKIIEPMNNKWIETKHKTYRITEVQKFTKAVSALLESSLHPKHYVIEVLLTLLSCVKNQLTKVQWKSGIKLSEMEQICTSTELIDAVRKSFLYLKEQPDYESFELFSEDLIEPFTNVIDNSSSHADFTSQINGIKNPYLRFIRRQNQMDIDQVLKLFEELNSGSDIEVLSSAYLKYNETFHQLFEDSLDEYTSAASRVASKVLEMKFPKPFASWTIDDKRERIPKLLAGLAVVWSILESKDISSTGKFLTPRCSQILCILRMLSVDRVTEGVENHLAEVQSGQGKSLVLALTAALLALTGHEPRIVCSNENLASRDEHNFLQFFTLLNVESSIVYAATRIRIDDVIDRTELGNLLMQKFLGKREQKRRINFLKDMRNSVILIDEANNESKIYNLTRILTMVKLPGLDLIQEKIWNLVSSQKGNSKIDDIRAAIYAYIGSKEMMRKKQFQAFLASEKQTELILSWLFDKSTCKSSKELLDDNINEMIKCAIRVHNSPVNGNFKLSPKGTILRRYVNKYVNNVYWNYDNIFNYFRLCKTDYKAKMGSEINYGYFLLHCGPFSHTMLLKNYSLILGVSSNLITNRKLIEVHFNTNQTTIMPAHSGVSKLRFNPSLNFCVLVDDSQWMTEIFDRIKTVIAENRSVLVFFQHQSYLNSFHDKYSSQLSNINLLTDETGAELRQRYIEEAGIVKTITLISGGMARKFDYKSSDPVEQHGGLHVTQTFFSLDPCEEILIKGRTARMVNQGSFELIVCRDYLPKNLHPDDATYASLHSLLKKYKINIQFTF; from the exons ATGACGCAGTTTAATTATGGACGTTTTGCTGGAGTTTTAGAAGAATCGGTGTCTTCCAGAATTGCTGAACCTTCTTTAGGGAGAACCTTTTGCGATTACGATAGTGGAGAGTACATCAAGAAGAAGTTTCGGACGAAAAAGAGAATCGATCAGTTGGGGTTTTCTGCCCGACTCAACCATGCAGGTTTGGACATTAAATTGCACAACGAAGGCTGTCTGATGACTACGGATGATAATTTTGTGGCCAAGGTACGAATCGATAATCCACAGCTGATCGCACAAGCTGTCGATTTTAGTGAggcaaaacgaaatctgctccAACAACTGCGGGTTTCCAAAGTTCTGCAAGATGATTTGGCGACTGACCGAAACACAGGGCAGACTTCCGTAGAAGAGGCAATTCAAAGAGTCCTACAACGAATATCGACGGACAAAAGCAATTCAGAGAATATTCAATTGTGTTATTTAATAAACACCCATTCTAGTTTTAGCCAACTGTGTGAAGCGATAAATGCGAACAAATCAATGAGCACCGAATTGCGTGCTACAGCAGTAACATTTTTGAAACTCGAAGCTCATAGTACTGCAAGAGATAAGATTCTAGCTCAGTTCAATTATTATCAGGCGATAACATCAAGCACAGAAATAATCGCTCGATTACGCGAAATTGTAGATGAAAACATTAGAGACTACAGAGAGCAGCTGTTGGAAATTGCGCCGTTCTGTTTGAGATACTTTCTCACCAATTGCAGCCACGATCGAATTCTTTTCGTTCCAAACAAAGATGTCGCTTTATTCTCTGATATGACGGGAAGTCTAGATGAGGAAATATTTCAGAAACCGCTGACTCACCTTGCTGTTCGGTGGATTAATTCTGTGGAAAAGTTAACAGTAACAAAACCGCTTCCAGTTAATGGATTATTGAATACGACTTTTTATCTTCTGACAAGAAGCTTGCAGGAATTGATTGTTGAAATTAGTGATCAAACAAACCACGAAAGGAAAGAGCTTCTCATTAGTAACAGTGTTTCAGGATGGCATTcgattaaaaaaattacttggAAGTTTGAGAATGCGTTGACAAAATGTTTGGAGCGGGAATATTTCTTCGTGTTCCAGCTCTTGAAGCATCTCGATCTGAGTAATGAATGTGGAAATTACACTCCAAACTTGATTGAGaaacaaaagttcaatttatcaCGAGAACAACATTTAACATGGAGGCAACTCACGAAGTACAATTCAAAAAATATAGCTGACGAAAAGTATATTTGGTACTGTCTACTGGGTGACGTTCTGTTTCATACTCTACCACCGGAATATAAATTTGATTGCTTCGAAACCTTCTTCGAAGGTTACGTGGAATTTATGATTGAAGCTGGTCCCGATCAGATGGAAATGCTTCGTGTTATAACGCACAGTACAGCCCGTTTTATAGTACAAACTATGACATTTTTGGCAAAGGAAAATTACTCCACGATTGACCACCAGATTTTGCAAAAACAGCTCGACTTAATCAATGCTAAATCCGTTCAATCGTTGCTCTCTCCAAGGAGCTTCCGAGATTTGGTGAATGAGTTCAACTTATATTGGAAACTTAGAGAAGATATTATAGCTTTGATTCCTTCTAAAATCTGTCTTCCGGAGGTGAAGTCACTGACGAAGGTTTTGCTGGAAATTGTTTTGGTTGCGTTGGACAAAACTATCGCCCCGAAAGTTTTGCAATCCTTTTTCAGCGCCTACTGTGAGCTGTTGATAGATTTAAATAAAGTTCCATTCAATTGGTTTGTGAAAGCTTTCCCCGGAGTCAGTATGACTATGTTAGAGGATTGTAAAATAATTGAACCAATGAATAACAAATGGATCgaaacaaaacataaaacttATCGGATAACAGAGGTGCAAAAATTTACCAAAGCAGTATCAGCGCTTCTTGAGAGTTCTTTACACCCGAAGCATTATGTTATTGAAGTTTTACTCACGTTGCTGTCGTGCGTTAAAAACCAGCTAACAAAAGTCCAGTGGAAATCAGGTATTAAACTTTCtgaaatggaacaaatttgtacGAGTACAGAACTTATAGATGCTGTGAGAAAATCCTTCCTGTATCTTAAAGAACAACCGGATTATGAGTCATTTGAACTATTTTCGGAGGATTTAATCGAACCTTTCACAAATGTCATTGATAACAGTAGCTCTCATGCCGACTTCACTAGTCAAATTAATGGAATCAAAAATCCATATTTGAGATTTATTCGAAGACAAAACCAAATGGATATCGATCAAGTTCTAAAGTTGTTCGAAGAATTGAACAGCGGATCCGACATAGAAGTGTTAAGCTCCGCATACCTTAAATATAATGAAACTTTTCACCAGCTTTTTGAGGATTCACTCGATG AATACACTTCGGCAGCATCTCGGGTTGCCAGCAAAGTGTTAGAAATGAAGTTCCCAAAGCCATTTGCAAGCTGGACCATCGATGACAAACGAGAACGAATACCAAAACTCCTGGCAGGGTTGGCAGTTGTTTGGTCCATTCTCGAATCCAAGGATATTTCAAGCACCGGAAAATTTCTCACTCCTCGTTGCAGTCAAATTCTTTGCATACTTCGTATGCTGAGTGTTGATCGAGTGACGGAAGGCGTTGAAAACCATCTTGCAGAAGTTCAGAGCGGACAGGGAAAATCGTTGGTCTTAGCTTTGACAGCAGCTTTGTTGGCGTTGACTGGTCATGAGCCTAGAATTGTTTGCAGCAATGAAAATCTGGCATCACGAGATGAACACAACTTTCTGCAGTTTTTTACACTACTCAATGTCGAAAGTTCCATTGTTTATGCAGCAACTCGAATCCGTATCGATGATGTAATTGATCGTACGGAACTGGGCAACTTGCTTATGCAGAAGTTTCTGGGCAAAAGAGAGCAGAAACGGAGAATAAATTTTCTCAAAGATATGCGTAATTCAGTTATCCTAATAGATGAAGCAAATAACGAAAGTAAAATCTATAATCTTACTCGAATTCTCACGATGGTTAAGCTGCCGGGGTTGGATTTAATACAGGAGAAGATTTGGAATCTTGTATCTTCACAAAAAGGTAACAGCAAAATCGATGACATCCGAGCTGCCATCTATGCTTACATCGGTTCAAAGGAAATGATGAGAAAGAAACAATTTCAGGCCTTCCTTGCTAGTGAAAAGCAGACTGAGCTAATCCTATCTTGGTTGTTTGATAAAAGCACTTGCAAATCTAGTAAAGAACTGCTAGACGACAATATAAACGAAATGATTAAATGTGCTATTAGAGTTCACAATTCTCCAGTGAATGGTAATTTCAAACTCAGTCCTAAAGGCACCATCCTTCGCCGATATGTGAACAAATACGTGAACAACGTGTACTGGAATTACGATAACATTTTCAACTACTTCCGGCTGTGCAAAACCGATTACAAGGCAAAAATGGGAAGCGAAATCAACTACGGTTATTTTCTGCTACATTGCGGCCCATTCTCACACACAATGCTGTTGAAAAATTATTCGTTGATTCTAGGTGTCTCCAGTAACTTAATAACCAATAGAAAATTAATTGAAGTTCATTTCAACACCAACCAAACGACGATTATGCCAGCGCACTCCGGAGTCTCCAAACTTCGTTTCAATCCATCACTTAATTTTTGTGTCCTAGTGGACGATTCGCAATGGATGACGGAAATTTTCGATCGCATCAAAACCGTAATAGCGGAAAACCGATCCGTTCTTGTCTTTTTTCAACACCAGAGTTATCTCAATAGTTTTCACGACAAATATTCTAGTCAATTGAGTAATATAAACTTGTTGACAGATGAAACTGGAGCGGAACTTAGACAACGATACATTGAAGAAGCGGGAATAGTTAAAACTATTACATTAATAAGCGGCGGAATGGCACGAAAATTCGACTACAAGTCCAGTGACCCGGTCGAACAGCACGGAGGCCTGCATGTCACTCAGACATTTTTCTCGCTTGATCCTTGCGAAGAAATATTGATCAAGGGAAGAACGGCCCGCATGGTTAACCAGGGCAGCTTTGAGTTGATAGTTTGCCGGGATTATCTGCCTAAAAATTTACATCCGGATGATGCGACTTATGCGAGTTTACATTCG cttttaaaaaaatataaaatcaacaTTCAATTCACCTTCTGA
- the LOC129717703 gene encoding uncharacterized protein LOC129717703 isoform X1, protein MTQFNYGRFAGVLEESVSSRIAEPSLGRTFCDYDSGEYIKKKFRTKKRIDQLGFSARLNHAGLDIKLHNEGCLMTTDDNFVAKVRIDNPQLIAQAVDFSEAKRNLLQQLRVSKVLQDDLATDRNTGQTSVEEAIQRVLQRISTDKSNSENIQLCYLINTHSSFSQLCEAINANKSMSTELRATAVTFLKLEAHSTARDKILAQFNYYQAITSSTEIIARLREIVDENIRDYREQLLEIAPFCLRYFLTNCSHDRILFVPNKDVALFSDMTGSLDEEIFQKPLTHLAVRWINSVEKLTVTKPLPVNGLLNTTFYLLTRSLQELIVEISDQTNHERKELLISNSVSGWHSIKKITWKFENALTKCLEREYFFVFQLLKHLDLSNECGNYTPNLIEKQKFNLSREQHLTWRQLTKYNSKNIADEKYIWYCLLGDVLFHTLPPEYKFDCFETFFEGYVEFMIEAGPDQMEMLRVITHSTARFIVQTMTFLAKENYSTIDHQILQKQLDLINAKSVQSLLSPRSFRDLVNEFNLYWKLREDIIALIPSKICLPEVKSLTKVLLEIVLVALDKTIAPKVLQSFFSAYCELLIDLNKVPFNWFVKAFPGVSMTMLEDCKIIEPMNNKWIETKHKTYRITEVQKFTKAVSALLESSLHPKHYVIEVLLTLLSCVKNQLTKVQWKSGIKLSEMEQICTSTELIDAVRKSFLYLKEQPDYESFELFSEDLIEPFTNVIDNSSSHADFTSQINGIKNPYLRFIRRQNQMDIDQVLKLFEELNSGSDIEVLSSAYLKYNETFHQLFEDSLDEYTSAASRVASKVLEMKFPKPFASWTIDDKRERIPKLLAGLAVVWSILESKDISSTGKFLTPRCSQILCILRMLSVDRVTEGVENHLAEVQSGQGKSLVLALTAALLALTGHEPRIVCSNENLASRDEHNFLQFFTLLNVESSIVYAATRIRIDDVIDRTELGNLLMQKFLGKREQKRRINFLKDMRNSVILIDEANNESKIYNLTRILTMVKLPGLDLIQEKIWNLVSSQKGNSKIDDIRAAIYAYIGSKEMMRKKQFQAFLASEKQTELILSWLFDKSTCKSSKELLDDNINEMIKCAIRVHNSPVNGNFKLSPKGTILRRYVNKYVNNVYWNYDNIFNYFRLCKTDYKAKMGSEINYGYFLLHCGPFSHTMLLKNYSLILGVSSNLITNRKLIEVHFNTNQTTIMPAHSGVSKLRFNPSLNFCVLVDDSQWMTEIFDRIKTVIAENRSVLVFFQHQSYLNSFHDKYSSQLSNINLLTDETGAELRQRYIEEAGIVKTITLISGGMARKFDYKSSDPVEQHGGLHVTQTFFSLDPCEEILIKGRTARMVNQGSFELIVCRDYLPKNLHPDDATYASLHSVRQSLASKVEDENCLRIIDNKRDHETTMKYLYTLLCEPGD, encoded by the exons ATGACGCAGTTTAATTATGGACGTTTTGCTGGAGTTTTAGAAGAATCGGTGTCTTCCAGAATTGCTGAACCTTCTTTAGGGAGAACCTTTTGCGATTACGATAGTGGAGAGTACATCAAGAAGAAGTTTCGGACGAAAAAGAGAATCGATCAGTTGGGGTTTTCTGCCCGACTCAACCATGCAGGTTTGGACATTAAATTGCACAACGAAGGCTGTCTGATGACTACGGATGATAATTTTGTGGCCAAGGTACGAATCGATAATCCACAGCTGATCGCACAAGCTGTCGATTTTAGTGAggcaaaacgaaatctgctccAACAACTGCGGGTTTCCAAAGTTCTGCAAGATGATTTGGCGACTGACCGAAACACAGGGCAGACTTCCGTAGAAGAGGCAATTCAAAGAGTCCTACAACGAATATCGACGGACAAAAGCAATTCAGAGAATATTCAATTGTGTTATTTAATAAACACCCATTCTAGTTTTAGCCAACTGTGTGAAGCGATAAATGCGAACAAATCAATGAGCACCGAATTGCGTGCTACAGCAGTAACATTTTTGAAACTCGAAGCTCATAGTACTGCAAGAGATAAGATTCTAGCTCAGTTCAATTATTATCAGGCGATAACATCAAGCACAGAAATAATCGCTCGATTACGCGAAATTGTAGATGAAAACATTAGAGACTACAGAGAGCAGCTGTTGGAAATTGCGCCGTTCTGTTTGAGATACTTTCTCACCAATTGCAGCCACGATCGAATTCTTTTCGTTCCAAACAAAGATGTCGCTTTATTCTCTGATATGACGGGAAGTCTAGATGAGGAAATATTTCAGAAACCGCTGACTCACCTTGCTGTTCGGTGGATTAATTCTGTGGAAAAGTTAACAGTAACAAAACCGCTTCCAGTTAATGGATTATTGAATACGACTTTTTATCTTCTGACAAGAAGCTTGCAGGAATTGATTGTTGAAATTAGTGATCAAACAAACCACGAAAGGAAAGAGCTTCTCATTAGTAACAGTGTTTCAGGATGGCATTcgattaaaaaaattacttggAAGTTTGAGAATGCGTTGACAAAATGTTTGGAGCGGGAATATTTCTTCGTGTTCCAGCTCTTGAAGCATCTCGATCTGAGTAATGAATGTGGAAATTACACTCCAAACTTGATTGAGaaacaaaagttcaatttatcaCGAGAACAACATTTAACATGGAGGCAACTCACGAAGTACAATTCAAAAAATATAGCTGACGAAAAGTATATTTGGTACTGTCTACTGGGTGACGTTCTGTTTCATACTCTACCACCGGAATATAAATTTGATTGCTTCGAAACCTTCTTCGAAGGTTACGTGGAATTTATGATTGAAGCTGGTCCCGATCAGATGGAAATGCTTCGTGTTATAACGCACAGTACAGCCCGTTTTATAGTACAAACTATGACATTTTTGGCAAAGGAAAATTACTCCACGATTGACCACCAGATTTTGCAAAAACAGCTCGACTTAATCAATGCTAAATCCGTTCAATCGTTGCTCTCTCCAAGGAGCTTCCGAGATTTGGTGAATGAGTTCAACTTATATTGGAAACTTAGAGAAGATATTATAGCTTTGATTCCTTCTAAAATCTGTCTTCCGGAGGTGAAGTCACTGACGAAGGTTTTGCTGGAAATTGTTTTGGTTGCGTTGGACAAAACTATCGCCCCGAAAGTTTTGCAATCCTTTTTCAGCGCCTACTGTGAGCTGTTGATAGATTTAAATAAAGTTCCATTCAATTGGTTTGTGAAAGCTTTCCCCGGAGTCAGTATGACTATGTTAGAGGATTGTAAAATAATTGAACCAATGAATAACAAATGGATCgaaacaaaacataaaacttATCGGATAACAGAGGTGCAAAAATTTACCAAAGCAGTATCAGCGCTTCTTGAGAGTTCTTTACACCCGAAGCATTATGTTATTGAAGTTTTACTCACGTTGCTGTCGTGCGTTAAAAACCAGCTAACAAAAGTCCAGTGGAAATCAGGTATTAAACTTTCtgaaatggaacaaatttgtacGAGTACAGAACTTATAGATGCTGTGAGAAAATCCTTCCTGTATCTTAAAGAACAACCGGATTATGAGTCATTTGAACTATTTTCGGAGGATTTAATCGAACCTTTCACAAATGTCATTGATAACAGTAGCTCTCATGCCGACTTCACTAGTCAAATTAATGGAATCAAAAATCCATATTTGAGATTTATTCGAAGACAAAACCAAATGGATATCGATCAAGTTCTAAAGTTGTTCGAAGAATTGAACAGCGGATCCGACATAGAAGTGTTAAGCTCCGCATACCTTAAATATAATGAAACTTTTCACCAGCTTTTTGAGGATTCACTCGATG AATACACTTCGGCAGCATCTCGGGTTGCCAGCAAAGTGTTAGAAATGAAGTTCCCAAAGCCATTTGCAAGCTGGACCATCGATGACAAACGAGAACGAATACCAAAACTCCTGGCAGGGTTGGCAGTTGTTTGGTCCATTCTCGAATCCAAGGATATTTCAAGCACCGGAAAATTTCTCACTCCTCGTTGCAGTCAAATTCTTTGCATACTTCGTATGCTGAGTGTTGATCGAGTGACGGAAGGCGTTGAAAACCATCTTGCAGAAGTTCAGAGCGGACAGGGAAAATCGTTGGTCTTAGCTTTGACAGCAGCTTTGTTGGCGTTGACTGGTCATGAGCCTAGAATTGTTTGCAGCAATGAAAATCTGGCATCACGAGATGAACACAACTTTCTGCAGTTTTTTACACTACTCAATGTCGAAAGTTCCATTGTTTATGCAGCAACTCGAATCCGTATCGATGATGTAATTGATCGTACGGAACTGGGCAACTTGCTTATGCAGAAGTTTCTGGGCAAAAGAGAGCAGAAACGGAGAATAAATTTTCTCAAAGATATGCGTAATTCAGTTATCCTAATAGATGAAGCAAATAACGAAAGTAAAATCTATAATCTTACTCGAATTCTCACGATGGTTAAGCTGCCGGGGTTGGATTTAATACAGGAGAAGATTTGGAATCTTGTATCTTCACAAAAAGGTAACAGCAAAATCGATGACATCCGAGCTGCCATCTATGCTTACATCGGTTCAAAGGAAATGATGAGAAAGAAACAATTTCAGGCCTTCCTTGCTAGTGAAAAGCAGACTGAGCTAATCCTATCTTGGTTGTTTGATAAAAGCACTTGCAAATCTAGTAAAGAACTGCTAGACGACAATATAAACGAAATGATTAAATGTGCTATTAGAGTTCACAATTCTCCAGTGAATGGTAATTTCAAACTCAGTCCTAAAGGCACCATCCTTCGCCGATATGTGAACAAATACGTGAACAACGTGTACTGGAATTACGATAACATTTTCAACTACTTCCGGCTGTGCAAAACCGATTACAAGGCAAAAATGGGAAGCGAAATCAACTACGGTTATTTTCTGCTACATTGCGGCCCATTCTCACACACAATGCTGTTGAAAAATTATTCGTTGATTCTAGGTGTCTCCAGTAACTTAATAACCAATAGAAAATTAATTGAAGTTCATTTCAACACCAACCAAACGACGATTATGCCAGCGCACTCCGGAGTCTCCAAACTTCGTTTCAATCCATCACTTAATTTTTGTGTCCTAGTGGACGATTCGCAATGGATGACGGAAATTTTCGATCGCATCAAAACCGTAATAGCGGAAAACCGATCCGTTCTTGTCTTTTTTCAACACCAGAGTTATCTCAATAGTTTTCACGACAAATATTCTAGTCAATTGAGTAATATAAACTTGTTGACAGATGAAACTGGAGCGGAACTTAGACAACGATACATTGAAGAAGCGGGAATAGTTAAAACTATTACATTAATAAGCGGCGGAATGGCACGAAAATTCGACTACAAGTCCAGTGACCCGGTCGAACAGCACGGAGGCCTGCATGTCACTCAGACATTTTTCTCGCTTGATCCTTGCGAAGAAATATTGATCAAGGGAAGAACGGCCCGCATGGTTAACCAGGGCAGCTTTGAGTTGATAGTTTGCCGGGATTATCTGCCTAAAAATTTACATCCGGATGATGCGACTTATGCGAGTTTACATTCGGTAAGACAAAGTTTAGCATCTAAAGTAGAGGATGAGAATTGTTTACGTATAATCGATAATAAGCGAGATCATGAAACTACCATGAAGTATTTATATACACTTCTATGTGAACCAGGTGATTAG